DNA from Terriglobus tenax:
GGCAGCGCCCGCATCCATAAGAATGGAGTCGCCATCCGCATGCTCCGCCCGAGGCAGGCCGAAGTGGTCGCTCATCTGGTCTACCGAGTGAGCGATGTCAGTGTCGTACGACATCTTCGACCACGGCTGGTCGCCGACGAAGTGGATGTCGACATCCTTGTAGCCGTTCTTGTCCAGCTGCGCGCGCAGCTTCTTCAGGATGTCTGCCGAGTGCATGTTCGGGATGTAGCGGATCGAATGCTTCGAGGTGATCTTGTTGGGAAGAATCGCGCCCGAACCGTTGGCATACATGTTGCCGCCCCAGATGCCATCCATGTTGAACGCTGTTCCATGACGGGACATCATGGTCATCTTCAACGGATCGTCGGCAATAAAGCGCGCCACGCCGAGGTTTTCGGCTGCCTTCTTCAGATCAACCTTCTTCGCTGCATTCTCAAGCATTTTCTGCTCTGAAGCGGTCAGCGGAGCAATGTTGTCGTTGAAACCGGCGATCATCGGCGTGTTGCCGTCCTTCGAGGTGAGCGAGGCGAGCATCTGGATGTGACGCCACGCCGGGCTGTCCACCGAACGCTTGAAGATGCCGTGAATATCGGAGACGGTAGGACCGCGGCCCCACTTGGTGCCGCTGGTGGTCAGCTCTACATACATCAGGCCTTCCGAGCCGCCGAAGCCAAGCATCGCGTCCGCATCCTTGAACAGTTCCGGATGCGTGGTGACGAACTTGCGGAGGCCCATGGACATGCGCTCTTCGTCACCTTCGGCAACGAAGATCAGGTTGACGGGAAGCTTGCCCAACGCTTCCTTCATCGACATGATCGCGTTGTACTGCGTCATCTCCGGGCCCTTGGTGTTGGTGGCGCCGCGACCGATCAGCACCTTCTTGATTGCGGGGTCGATGCCGGCGGTCTTGCCGTCCACGATGCGGCCTTCGAACGGAGGAGCTACCCAAAGGTCAGGCTGCGTCACCGGCATGGTGTCATACATCCAGTAGACAACCACGGTCTTCGGCTGGCCCTCGTCGCAGTGGGCGTACACAACGGGATTGCCGGGTTGGCCCCACTCCGTCATACCCATGTCGTAGACCTTCGACTCCTGGCAGCCGAGGCGATCGAACATGCCCTTCACCATCTCGGCCGTCTCCGGAATGCCTTCGCCGGAGTTGGAGATGGAGGGCTGCTGGATCATCTTCTGCAGGCTCTCGACGTGGTCATCGATGTGATCGTCGATGTACTTGAAGACCTTCTTCAGATCCTCGGGCTCTTTCGAGACGTCGATCTTTTGGGCCTCGTCGCCATAGGGGCGGATGCCAAGCTTCGGTTTGTTTTGTGCGACCGACTTGGAGGCTTCCTTGCTCTTACACCCGACTACGCCGAGGGTGAGCCCAACGCCAACCAGGCAGGTTGTCAGCTTTACTGCACGCATCTGAATCTCCTTCATTCTGACTGCCGTTTATTGCTACATCGACGCCGAGAACAACCGGCGACTCCTTTGGGGTAACTCGTGCGGCACCCTGCGATGCCGCACGAGCACGAACAAACTACTTACGCCCGCTCTTTGTGGGAACGGTGGTTGTATGTGCGAAGTTGTAGATGATCTCCGCGATGGACTTCTCAGCGGCGGCCATACCGAGGGTCTTGCCTGCACCCTCAATGACGTAATACTCGTTTGCCGCGTGGGCGCGTCCACCGGTACCGACGCGGGCTCCTGCGATGGGAAGACCAAGCGGCTTGATGTTCGGATCGCCCTGTTCGGCGTTGGTGAACAGGTAACCCGGCCATGCACCGGCACCCGCTGAATCCATCAGGATGGAATCGCCATCGGCACGTTCGCGAGGAGGCAGGCCGAAGTGCGCGCTCATCTGGTCCACTGAGTGCGCGATGTCGGTGTCGTATGACATCTTCGACCATGGCTGATCGCCGACGAAGTGGATGTCGACATCCTTGTAGCCGTTCTTGTCCAGCTGCGCGCGCAGCTTCTTCAGGATGTCTGCCGAGTGCATGTTCGGGATGTAGCGGATGCTGTGCTTCGACGTGATCTTGTTCGGGAGGATCGCGCCCGAACCGTTGGCATACATGTTGCCGCCCCAGATGCCGTCGAGATTGAACGCCGTACCGTGACGGGACATCATGGTCATCTTCAGAGGATCATCGGCGATGAAGCGGGCTACGCCGATATTCTCGGCGGTCTTCTTCAGGTCGACCTTCTTAGCAGCATTCTCCAGCAGCTTCTGTTCCGATGCATTGAGCGGAGCGATGCCGTCGTTGAATCCGTCAATCATCGGGGTATTGCCGTCCTTCGAGGTGAGCGAAGCAAGCATCTGGATGTGGCGCCATGCCGGGCTGTCCACCGAGCGCTTGAAGATGCCGTGGATATCGGAGACGGTAGGACCGCGGCCCCACTTGGTGCCGCTGGTGGTCAGCTCCACATACATCAGGCCTTCCGAGCCGCCGCCGCCAAGCATGGCATCGGCGTCCTTGAAGAGCTCAGGGTGCGATGTGACGAACTTGCGCAGACCCATGGACATGCGCTCTTCGTCACCTTCGGCAACGAAGATCAGGTTGACGGGAAGCTTGCCCAACGCTTCCTTCATCGACATGATCGCGTTGTACTGCGTGATCTCGGGTCCCTTCGTGTTGGTCGCACCACGGCCAACGAGTACCTTCTTAATCGCGGGGTCGATGCCGGCGGTCTTACCGTCGACGATGCGGCCTTCGAATGGAGGAGCTACCCAAAGGTCAGGCTGCGTGACCGGCATGGTGTCATACATCCAATAAACAACCAGCGTCTTTGGCTGCCCTTCATCGCAGTGGGCGTACACAACGGGATTGCCGGGTTGGCCCCACTCCGTCATGCCCATGTCGTAGACCTTCGACTCTTGGCAGCCGAGGCGATCGAACATGCCCTTCACCATCTCGGCCGTCTCCGGAATGCCCTCGCCGGAGTTGGAGATGGAGGGCTGCTGAATCATCTTCTGAAAGGCTTCCACGTGATCGTCAATGTGGTCATCGATGTACTTGAAGACCTTCTTCAGATCCTCGGGCTCTTTCGACAAATCAATCTTCTGCGTCTCATCGCCATAGGGACGAATGCCAAGCTTTGGCTTCGTTTGTGTCGCCACCTTCGAGGCTTCTTTGCTCTTACAGCCCGCCACGCAAAGGGTAAGTCCCATTCCGAGCAGACACGCCGTTACTTTTGCTGAACGCATTTTCTCTCTCCTTCAGACAAACCGCCGATATGCTGCTATTGCACCCATGGATACGTGCTGGGTTGCTGCTGAGCCCAATTCCTATAAACCTTCCAACGCCGCTCGTCGTCGGCTGGTGCTTCCCCCTGCGGCAGTGCTTTCCGCAACAGACCGGGCGCAATGGTGTAGGTAACCACGTAGCTGCGAAACTCGTTCAGGTACTTCAGCGTTTCAAAGTAGTGGTCCATCAGGACCTGCTTTTCCAGAGCCTCACCTGTCCGCACAAACTCCATCTCGCCATTCATGTAACCGCGGACGATGACCGGGATTGCCGGCTCCAGCTGATGCATCAACTCTTCCACCTGGATATGCCGCTCCAGGTCCTTGCACTTCAGGCCGGCAAGCGGACAAAGCTCTTCGCGTTCAAAGCGCAGGCGCTGCTCATCGCGAAATGCAACTTCTCCGGCAAGCGTTGCCGCACCTTCTGACAGAAAGGACTGTGGGCTATAGCTTGGCTGTACAGAAAATTCCACGCGATGCGCTGCCTGGACCAGGCTGTCGTCTACCGTCATGTTGAACAGGTGATGTCCGGGATAGGTTTCGTGACAAGCGAGGTCCAGCAGGCTGTTGATGGTCACCGGGTAATCTGCGTTGATCGAGATCTGGCTGTGGTGCTTTCCCTGGTAACGGCTGAATCCTACCCACGGCTTATCGCCTGTCAGTTCAAGCGCAATCGACTCATCCGCGGGGAGCGTTACATGCTTTTGTGTCTGCTGCCGACAACCTGCAATCGCGCGCTCTACCGTTGGGCGCAACTTAGTTACCGGGACGGCATACTGCGCTTCAAACGCGTTATAGCGAGCGGCGAGCGGTCCTTTGCCAGGGAGCAACTCGTTGAGCCTGGAACGAACGGAAGCGAGCGTTTGCTCCTCCAGATGCTCGGGAATCTTTGTCTCGAAGGAGCATGCAATCTCCTGATCAAAGGTCGAGTGGGCTCCTGCCAGATATGCTGAGCGGCATGCGATGGCATGCAATTGGCGCAGCAGAAAATCTTTGCGAGTTACCGCAGGTTCAGCATCCGCCGGCAGATGCGTCAGCGAGGTAATCAATGCCGTGGCGTCCCGATGGATCTGAGAGGTGGACGGCGCCTGCTTGCGTATATCCGCGACCCAATCTGCTGGACCGACGTAGTAATCGATCGAGTCCGGATCATGCTCTCCAAGCGCCACTGCCAGACGGATATAGGTGCGCGCCGCCGCATCAAGGCTGAATGCCTCGCGCGTTGGAGCGTTATGACCGAAACATCCTTCGAGGAGCAACGCCATACCAGACACCAACAGGAGATTGCGAAGATACAGAGGTACAGAAAACTTCACGACAAGACTTCCGGAGAATGAGGGGTGATCCAGCGGCATTGCCTGGGGTTGCAGGCAATGCCGCCGTGTGTTGGTTGCTGTTAGAAGAGAATACGAACCGCCGCCTGCAACTGACGTGGGTCGTATGCGTTGGTGATCTGGCCGAAGGTACCGGTGTAGGTGCTTGGGTTCAGAATCGTGGTGGCGTTGGTTGGCAGCTGAGCGGAAGCACTGAACGGGTTGAAGAAGTTCGGACGGTTCGGCAGGTTGAACGTCTCCAGGCGGAACTGGGCACCGATCCGCTCAGTGAACTTGACCTGGCGCGCCAGCGTTACATCCAACTGGAGGTTGTCCGGTCCAATCACCGTGTTGCGCCGGGTATTGCCGAATACGGCAGAGTTCGGCTCCTGGAACGCAGCGATATTGAACCATTGCTTGACCGTCTTTGGTCCTGCATTCGGATCGCCAACCGTATTCGGACGATCTGCTCCAGCAAAGGTAAGAGAGCGGTTTGTTGCTGCGCTTGTGATGGTGAACGGACGTCCGGTTTGGTAAGCGAAGATACCGGAGAGCTGGAATCCGCCAAAGATAGCTGCAGACAAGCCATGGTTCAGGAAGGGCTTGTTTTTGCCGAAGGGCAATTCTGCAACAGGGCTGAAGACGATCCGGTGCTTGACGTTGAAGTCCGAGAGGCTATACTCCAGACGTTTATCCCGCGGGTCCTGGTAGTTGCCCGACGAGTTGCTGCCGCTACCGGTGCCACCGGCGTAATCGAGCGACTTGGCCCAGGTATAGGCAAAGAGGAACGAGACGCCGTCCTTCAGGTTCTTGCGGACGCTGGTCTGCAGTGAATTGAAGTTGGAGCTGTTCGCGTTCTCAGCATAGGTAATGTTGCCGAACTTAGGATCGGGACGTGCTGCCTGGTTGCGCGTAGTTACGCTCAGAGGTACGGTGTTGATATTACGAGCCTGAGGAAGTTTCGTTCCCTTTGACCCGACATAGTTAATCTCTGCCACGATGCTGGTGGTGAGCTGTTGCTGCACTCCCAGGCTATACATCTGCACATAGGTCTCAGACTGCTTTGGCTCCGCACCAAATGCAGTGTAGAAGCCAGGGGTTCCGCTCCCGGAGAACACAGTCGCCAGGGGGATGGACGTACCAGAGGTTACACTCGCCGCGGTGAAGGTCTGCGGTGTGCGGACAGGAACCTGTGTATTGGCGCTGATGTACTGGTTGAACTGAATTGGGCCGTTGTAGAAGACACCATAGCCTCCCTTGACGACAGTCGTCTCCTTGCTGAACGGCTGCCAGGCTAAGCCAACACGCGGAGCAAAGTTGTTGTTGTCAAAGTTGTACAGGTACTTGAACTTCGGAGCGTTGACATCGACCAGCGCCAGCAGAGCAGGATCGGTCGGGTTAGGAACTCCCAGGCCGAGTTCGATGCGCTGCGTAGCCGGGTTGTAGCGCGACTGCACATTCTTCGAGTCGTACGCAGGAGAAGCATTCTCGTAGCGGATACCGAGATTCAGGGTCAGGTTCGGAAGGATCTTCCAGTCATCCATGGCATAGGCATAGAACGCGTAGTTGCCCATGTGGATGTTCGGAGCGACCGGATTTCTTGTTGCAGTCACAGGAATTCCGAGAAGAAGATCGGACATGGGATTGCCGGTCGTACCATAGCAACGCAGATTGGGATTGGTTGCGGGATCGCAGGAAGTTGCGGTCGCAGCGGTACCCGTATTGGAGTTTTGCCCCTGCGTGCTGCGGATGGTGGCGGAGTTGAACGCAAAAGCGCCGCGTCCGTTCTGGGTAAAGACTTCCGTCGTAATCGCGAGGAAGGTATCAAGGCCGAACTGGAAAGAGTGCTTGCCCTTCGTCCAGTTCACCGAGTCGTATGCTTCGTACTGGTTGAGCCACTGGTTCTGTGGAATGTTCGTGGGGCCGCCAAGCGTGGCGTAACCATTGACTGCCGTGTTCGGAAGTCCCCGGTTCTCAGGCGTTGGGTTGTTGAACACACCCGGGATTACAGGCAGATTGGACAAAGTTCTGTCCTCTGGGAAGCGAGGCATCTGGAAGCGGTTGTAGCCAAAGTTGAAGGTGTTCAGGAAGGTTGGGCTGAAGAGATGCGTTTCCTGCAGCGTGAGGAAGTGAACAATCTGGTTGAAGTCGCAACCGCCATACGGAATGGCAGCATTGCCGCAAAGGATATTGGAAGGCTGGTAGGTGGGATCGCGGAATTCATTGTAGCTTCCATGGACCGAGTCCTTGTCAGAGATCGTGTGGTCGATCTTGACGGTCCACTCGTCCATCTTCTCTACCTGGATGGCGCTGTAGGTGAAGTTGCTGCTCGGGTAAGCCGTTGTGGGGGTTGAGACCAGACCTGCGGGGCGGCCATTGCTTCCAGAAGGGAAGAAGGAGGCAATCTGCTGAC
Protein-coding regions in this window:
- a CDS encoding M20/M25/M40 family metallo-hydrolase → MRAVKLTTCLVGVGLTLGVVGCKSKEASKSVAQNKPKLGIRPYGDEAQKIDVSKEPEDLKKVFKYIDDHIDDHVESLQKMIQQPSISNSGEGIPETAEMVKGMFDRLGCQESKVYDMGMTEWGQPGNPVVYAHCDEGQPKTVVVYWMYDTMPVTQPDLWVAPPFEGRIVDGKTAGIDPAIKKVLIGRGATNTKGPEMTQYNAIMSMKEALGKLPVNLIFVAEGDEERMSMGLRKFVTTHPELFKDADAMLGFGGSEGLMYVELTTSGTKWGRGPTVSDIHGIFKRSVDSPAWRHIQMLASLTSKDGNTPMIAGFNDNIAPLTASEQKMLENAAKKVDLKKAAENLGVARFIADDPLKMTMMSRHGTAFNMDGIWGGNMYANGSGAILPNKITSKHSIRYIPNMHSADILKKLRAQLDKNGYKDVDIHFVGDQPWSKMSYDTDIAHSVDQMSDHFGLPRAEHADGDSILMDAGAAGAWPGYLFTNAEQGDPNIKPLGLPIAGARVGTGGRAHAANEYMVIEGAGKTYGIAAAEKSIAEILYNFAHTTTVPTKSGRK
- a CDS encoding M20/M25/M40 family metallo-hydrolase; translation: MATQTKPKLGIRPYGDETQKIDLSKEPEDLKKVFKYIDDHIDDHVEAFQKMIQQPSISNSGEGIPETAEMVKGMFDRLGCQESKVYDMGMTEWGQPGNPVVYAHCDEGQPKTLVVYWMYDTMPVTQPDLWVAPPFEGRIVDGKTAGIDPAIKKVLVGRGATNTKGPEITQYNAIMSMKEALGKLPVNLIFVAEGDEERMSMGLRKFVTSHPELFKDADAMLGGGGSEGLMYVELTTSGTKWGRGPTVSDIHGIFKRSVDSPAWRHIQMLASLTSKDGNTPMIDGFNDGIAPLNASEQKLLENAAKKVDLKKTAENIGVARFIADDPLKMTMMSRHGTAFNLDGIWGGNMYANGSGAILPNKITSKHSIRYIPNMHSADILKKLRAQLDKNGYKDVDIHFVGDQPWSKMSYDTDIAHSVDQMSAHFGLPPRERADGDSILMDSAGAGAWPGYLFTNAEQGDPNIKPLGLPIAGARVGTGGRAHAANEYYVIEGAGKTLGMAAAEKSIAEIIYNFAHTTTVPTKSGRK
- a CDS encoding TonB-dependent receptor, with the translated sequence MLLPAAKAQDTNASLSGLIIDAQGAAITTATVVVTNTATGVTRTLVDDSNGRYDVQNLPPGPYQVEVSAPGFSKTVLNNIVLTVSQAASQNVTLSVGSNNETVSVEASMNLTQTESSESGALIDNKKVVEMPLSNRQFYSLALLSPGAVPAGQSSTLGFRGGFNVSGAGEATNMFTYNGIYNDAIGTQQPSYRPSVETIQEFKLMTGVYPAQYGKYSGAQVVVLEKSGTNALHGSVYEFIRNEIANAKPYFTRVGARKPAFRQNTFGATLGGPIIKDKTFFFAGYEGQRVNSQTTQNATVPSSSMLSGIFPGTTALYNPYTGQPLTRSADGTYDLKQIPQWTSASAQLGQQIASFFPSGSNGRPAGLVSTPTTAYPSSNFTYSAIQVEKMDEWTVKIDHTISDKDSVHGSYNEFRDPTYQPSNILCGNAAIPYGGCDFNQIVHFLTLQETHLFSPTFLNTFNFGYNRFQMPRFPEDRTLSNLPVIPGVFNNPTPENRGLPNTAVNGYATLGGPTNIPQNQWLNQYEAYDSVNWTKGKHSFQFGLDTFLAITTEVFTQNGRGAFAFNSATIRSTQGQNSNTGTAATATSCDPATNPNLRCYGTTGNPMSDLLLGIPVTATRNPVAPNIHMGNYAFYAYAMDDWKILPNLTLNLGIRYENASPAYDSKNVQSRYNPATQRIELGLGVPNPTDPALLALVDVNAPKFKYLYNFDNNNFAPRVGLAWQPFSKETTVVKGGYGVFYNGPIQFNQYISANTQVPVRTPQTFTAASVTSGTSIPLATVFSGSGTPGFYTAFGAEPKQSETYVQMYSLGVQQQLTTSIVAEINYVGSKGTKLPQARNINTVPLSVTTRNQAARPDPKFGNITYAENANSSNFNSLQTSVRKNLKDGVSFLFAYTWAKSLDYAGGTGSGSNSSGNYQDPRDKRLEYSLSDFNVKHRIVFSPVAELPFGKNKPFLNHGLSAAIFGGFQLSGIFAYQTGRPFTITSAATNRSLTFAGADRPNTVGDPNAGPKTVKQWFNIAAFQEPNSAVFGNTRRNTVIGPDNLQLDVTLARQVKFTERIGAQFRLETFNLPNRPNFFNPFSASAQLPTNATTILNPSTYTGTFGQITNAYDPRQLQAAVRILF